In Parus major isolate Abel unplaced genomic scaffold, Parus_major1.1 Scaffold334, whole genome shotgun sequence, the following are encoded in one genomic region:
- the SVIP gene encoding small VCP/p97-interacting protein isoform X2 produces MEEIEEPVRDIFNHPSRARSAPASPLSSSSADGRQRRAVHRFGSVGRARRQQALNPTSAGKPIALFSLCRHRTPSIEFTTGGTRATPLQRPAPPATAPGPGGHCWLGAPRGPWAGSPPLPPRRLWAVGFAMGQCLPCLGSAVKDVVETPDPVSKNSSVCFVPLF; encoded by the exons atggaagaaatagaGGAGCCAGTAAGAGACATCTTCAACCACCCAAGTCGAGCTAGATCAGCGCCGGCTTCAcctctgagctccagcagcgCCGATGGAAGGCAGAGACGGGCGGTGCATAGGTTCGGAAGTGTTGGCAGAGCACGCCGTCAGCAGGCCCTGAACCCGACATCGGCTGGGAAACCAATCGCATTGTTCTCCCTTTGCCGTCATAGAACACCTTCCATTGAATTCACTACCGGGGGCACTCGTGCGACCCCACTGCagcgccccgccccgcccgccaCGGCCCCAGGCCCGggagggcactgctggctcgGCGCCCCGCGGGGACCGTGGGCGGGGTCGCCGCCGCTTCCTCCGCGGCGCTTGTGGGCGGTCGGGTTCGCCATGGGGCAGTGCCTACCCTGCTTGGGGAGTGCCGTCAAGGACGTGGTGGAGACGCCCGACCCG GTGAGTAAGAACTCATCTGTGTGCTTTGTACCCCTCTTCTGA
- the SVIP gene encoding small VCP/p97-interacting protein isoform X1, whose translation MGQCLPCLGSAVKDVVETPDPEIKRRQLAEAAEKRQMEASSRGIKNAYSVEQKKKKQEEIERRIAASCPGGEGRLRWQVG comes from the exons ATGGGGCAGTGCCTACCCTGCTTGGGGAGTGCCGTCAAGGACGTGGTGGAGACGCCCGACCCG gaaataaaaagaagacaactagcagaagctgctgaaaagAGGCAGATGGAG GCTTCCTCTCGAGGTATTAAGAATGCTTACTCTgtagagcagaagaaaaagaaacaagaagaaatagaaagaagaaTTGCAGCTTCATgtcctggaggagaaggaagactGAGa
- the SVIP gene encoding small VCP/p97-interacting protein isoform X3 → MRVSAGGGDLPSSTWRPGREAVVVPREVVAVPGKGNTSFGPRPGVGRTFGLKPPGASRSLGPGAQNVLLLCLTDHVWALLWLYGDRGFQEIKRRQLAEAAEKRQMEASSRGIKNAYSVEQKKKKQEEIERRIAASCPGGEGRLRWQVG, encoded by the exons ATGAGGGTGAGCGCAGGGGGCGGTGATCTTCCTTCTTCAACATGGAGGCCAGGCCGTGAGGCTGTTGTAGTGCCCCGGGAGGTAGTGGCAGTGCCGGGAAAAGGAAACACGTCCTTCGGCCCCCGGCCCGGGGTGGGTAGAACTTTTGGGCTGAAGCCACCCGGGGCATCCCGCAGCTTGGGGCCTGGCGCCCAGAACGTCCTGCTTCTCTGCCTCACGGATCACGTGTGGGCACTTCTATGGTTGTACGGAGACCGGGGGTTTCAG gaaataaaaagaagacaactagcagaagctgctgaaaagAGGCAGATGGAG GCTTCCTCTCGAGGTATTAAGAATGCTTACTCTgtagagcagaagaaaaagaaacaagaagaaatagaaagaagaaTTGCAGCTTCATgtcctggaggagaaggaagactGAGa
- the SVIP gene encoding small VCP/p97-interacting protein isoform X4: MRVSAGGGDLPSSTWRPGREAVVVPREVVAVPGKGNTSFGPRPGEIKRRQLAEAAEKRQMEASSRGIKNAYSVEQKKKKQEEIERRIAASCPGGEGRLRWQVG, from the exons ATGAGGGTGAGCGCAGGGGGCGGTGATCTTCCTTCTTCAACATGGAGGCCAGGCCGTGAGGCTGTTGTAGTGCCCCGGGAGGTAGTGGCAGTGCCGGGAAAAGGAAACACGTCCTTCGGCCCCCGGCCCGGG gaaataaaaagaagacaactagcagaagctgctgaaaagAGGCAGATGGAG GCTTCCTCTCGAGGTATTAAGAATGCTTACTCTgtagagcagaagaaaaagaaacaagaagaaatagaaagaagaaTTGCAGCTTCATgtcctggaggagaaggaagactGAGa